The genomic stretch GGTAAACAGAAGCACTTGTGAAGTTTGATGGCCATTGGCTCAATTAACCTGGAACTATTTTCAGTATTTGAGGTCACTGACCTTTGGCTCCCAAAACAATGGCGCATCAAAAACCCGCAGGCAAGGACAGTAGGAAATTTATGCATTGTATGCCCAAATGTTCTAGTTATTGACTGGATACTAAATGTTAAGCTAATTGATACTAGTCAAACTCTGAAAGTGGAATCACCACAAACATTTGAAGGATTAGATCTCTGCATGAGCAGGTCTTCTTTAAAATATCCAAAGCATACTAACCACAAAATCTACTTTACTTACAAGGTTACCGTAGAGTAGTGGTACCCAGCTGGctgttgattatttttattagttGATGGTTTCATCACATTCAATACATTACCTACTCAATTCAGTTAAAAATTACTGCCAAAACGGAGATAATGCAGCACTTTCAATTATTAAATGCAAGTGTTTTGCTTCAGCTTGCAAATAATATCTGCAAATAACGTAGAAATGGAACGAGAGATCCAATGACCCCCCACTCCTACCCCAATCACTTGACCATGTGACAAACTTTTATACAAGAATGTTTTCAGAACAGTTGAATATCCATCAAAAACttgtttcaaagtatttttagCTGTACATGTAATTTTCCTTTCACAGCAGTTTGAAAATAAGACTTTCATGGAAACAAGTTGTTGaaaacttacatgtatttcaaatccCCTCTCTGAGGGGTATTAGAACTTTTGCTCACACTGAGGTCAACAGTCAAACTTCCAAGGGCAGTTGCCTGTGTAAGATATCCCCCATTATTTCAACGTTCTGGCAGTAAAGGACCTTAAAACTGGAAACTAGTTCTGATCAAAGATCGATTGTTCCTAGTGCTAATACTTCAAAGTACAATAATATTGCCAGTGGCCAAGTACAGCTTTTCTTTCATTAGGGCAATTGTCAAACAAAACAGGTTCTGCTCAGTAACAAGGACTGGAAAGTTTGTTTGTTACAATGATACAGAATATTTATGACCCCCCAATCTGACtctagtacttgatcttctaaacgaagatctgagaactacccattcacattcgtcttctgtatattttggatttccaagattgctatttttattttcgcaaatctatttttgtttgaaccattcagacaacttgttcgaatgtcaaagagtaagaaaaaattgcagttattccagggctcgaacccgggacctctcgcttacagagcaagtgcactaccgactgagctaaccagctatctgacatctttcgatataaaaattgttgatatcaaataccaaggctttttaaagcttgcagaatgttgtaagttaacttttgattggctagcagAAGGGTTGTCCGAACAAGGCCATCAATAGCTTGTTGTCAGATCCTATGTGTAGCGTAATAGATGTACTTTAGACAGATTGTATGACCCCCAAAACTATAAAGGGAATGGTCATTGTTCTGAATGCTACTCATCTACTTACCACAGTAGTCGTCATTGATTAGTCGACATGTAGCATTCAGAACAATGACCCATTCTCTTAATAGTTTTGGGGTCATAAATATTAGGCATCATTTTAACAAACAGTTCTTGTTTGTGGATTTGTATGAACAAACTtgcaagcagttcataagaatCAGTTGTTAAAAGCATGATCAACACCCAACTATCCACATATACAAGCAACACACAGAGACACGTTCTTCTGGGCAACATCTTACATCATGGAGCACAGTTAATCCATCTCCAGGCCACCAAGATGCATGCTTTGGGATCAACGCAGTTTGTCTTTTTCCCCAAACATTGGCGACCACCTAACCGAACCACCTGGATTGTGTACCTGGTCCAATGAGGATTTGTGCTCTTTAAACAACTACAAACCTCTGTGAACCAGAGATGGAAGTCGAATGACTCTAAACACTGTCTTCCATCAAATCTTCAGAGAACATTGCTCTGGTCTTGGATCAAACTCCTGACCTCAGTCACCTACTTGACTTACTGAACTGACCAAGTGCAAGAACTTTGCTAGCACCAGTCAAAATATTGTAAACTTCCTTCAGGTATTCAAGAAATGGCAGAGCTATACTGACAGTAGCCTGCACAGCAACAGACAAAAGAGACAGAATTGTGGAGGACAACAGTTCACTTTGTACTGGCAAGTATTCATTTCATGTACTAACAGATAACAAAATAATTGTCTTTTCAATTGTTTTTCTTGCTTTATATGTTACAAATCATAACAACTCTCTGTAACTTTTAGTCGAAGAgacctgaaaaagaaaaagtacaCAGAGATATTAGCAAAATATATAACCGGTCAACCCCTACTCCGTATCTCAACTCCTACAACCAAGCTGATTCACTCAAGCATTTGTATAGaatttaataaaagtatttaGAAAGACCTGTGTACTGATGGtaattacagatttttttaaagaacatgtcAAACAACTGAGAATATTTTTCTATGAATCTTGATGTACATGTATCTCAGTATTAGCTTTTAGGACCATCTCACATTATCTACACTGTACATTACTTTCCAACTTCAAGTAATACATTTCCAACACAAACATCTCTTTTTTCTCAGGTTAATGTTGAGGCTACAATGTACTTTCAAGAAGACTCTAGGTGCCCCTTCTGGCACTACTCTAGGCAGATAGAACCAACATCTTTCTATTAAGCAAATTTGATGACTTCCTCAGATTTTCTACTCCCAAAGTCAAGTAAGGGGTAACTGAAATGAGATCAGAGACCTTAACCTCTTGACCATGGTGGCTTAGTTTTTGGAAAATCTGAGAaagatcatttatttatttatttgggttttacggcgcaccaacacagataggttatatggcgccaaacaggactacaaattttggtttcacatctcatttaaaaaaaatgaggtatggaatcaaaatctgcatacctgctggaatcacagagttacagcaaaaccaaagtGTCAAGACCCTAtttgtcgcctcttacgatcatgcaagggtaaggcagtggttccaattcttttcatacacagatcgtcccagaaccacatggggcgagaAAGATCCAAGACTTCACTCAACATTCAACAGTAAAAAGACTGGTAAAATGACTGGGAAATTACACTGAAGCTTAATCAACCCAATTTCCCAAGTCTGTGCATTATGTATGCATATGAACAGGGAATACCTTCGTTGCCTGACGGACAATGTCAGTTTCTATGCAACTAAATTTGCACACTGTCAAAATGCAGGTAATTAACAGTCAAGTCCACAGGTGCTTCTCTCAACATATTTTCAGTCAGAGACATGCACCTATAAAGCACCACGATGACCTTCCAAAAGCTAGTTGGACACAAAACCAGCAGGACAAAAGCCTTACGGAGGCTAGAGACAAGGAATTTAACTGGTTGGCAATGGATCTGGGTATAACAAATTTGTCTGCCAGGCAATGATATTCTACAGAGGCTGTGCTCTTCCCGACAAAATGTGCGACAAGCAAAGGGAGATCCTGTATACTGGGTATAAAGATTAAGAAAACATACCGAATCCCATGTCATCGTCCGACTCTTCGGATTCCTCCttcttttcttctttcttctCCTCTGAAAACCAAAAACACAGAAGACATTAAATGAGattaatacaaataaaatctgttCATAATACCTCATTCTTGTTTGTTAGCCAATCCCATGCTATTAGATGGTAAAAATCAAACACCTTGAATACCCCAAACCAACGCAAAATATCAGTTAGTTAAAGTTACAGCTTCTGTCAATgttgaatattttctttacttcGACTGGAAGATGTGCATACATACATGATCATTCATCATTCTGACTTGCAATTTTTATTCtatctaaattcaaccacattccCCTCTCCGAAAGTGAATTCTGCACGACTAaattcttgttttcattttccaaCCAACCTCCTAAGTACATAATTATTAGTAAACaatacaaatacttttaaacacatTTACTTTAGAAATGTGCTTTTACATCAGTTTCTTCTACGGTGTAATATAGTTATGACAAATACATATATTATGGTGCAAATTTCCCCCTTTTCAGTCAGCGTGATTTTCTACTACTGAAGCCACTGAATTCAAAGACAATAGTCCAGTTCTAGATCTTCAAATTAAGAAATTGCAATCAGAACTACTGCCAATCTCAGTACAACCTTTGAATATTATCTGAAGTATTGTCAGAAAACATTGTTTGCATACCTTTTTTTTCTTCTGCAGCACCACCAGCAGCAGCTGGAGCAGCACCACCTGCTGCAGGAGCAGCGCCTGCAGAACTGCCTATGTTTGTAATCAGTTCCTTCACGTTCACACCTTCCAAGGCACGTGCAAACAAACCTGAAAATGTAACAATTTGGAACTCAAGTAATACAGACAGGTTTCAAGAAAAATTTCAAGAGAAAACATTTCTGAAAccagagggtcatgatgaccctgaatcgctcacctcagTAATATCATTACTAATATGAGCCACATgattcaaatgacaaactgatcctaaaatataaagaaagtatgtcattaggtcacattcatggtcactgaaagtcagttttcagatcTGTGTGCTTAACTGTAaatgtcacccaaatttcaagtttgtatcttaaaaaacaaagtaggtcacggtcacagtcaggtgacccctaatcacttgggttcatcaggtaattataattaaacagtctaggaactaaatctaataatttttaagtttgttttccTCCTATATAACTCCTATAACAAGCCATACCCAGGGCTGGGTCTCTTTTCATCCAaggtgtataatttgaacaagcttgtaagagatccactaggcaatgttacacaccaaatatcaaaggcctaggccttgaaatttaggacaagattttttaattgaaaataaaaacttgagaccccccgggacagggcctcttttcaccccagggtaataatttgaacatttttggtagaggaccacaaagcaatgcaacataccaaatatcaaaagcctaggccttgcagtttcagacgaagatttttttttttaaattcctatgtaagtctgtgtaaaacttgagaccaccagggcaggacctcttttcactcAGGGTAATGATttgaggaccacaaggcaatgctacatactatatatcaaaggcctaggtcttcctgttttagacaagaaggtttttaaagttttttcctaaataagtctatgcaaaacttgggaccccctggacggggcctcttttcatcctaggggcttaatttgaacaatattcatagacgaccattagatgatgtcacatgccaaatatcaaggctctaggcaTTGCGGTTTGGGACaagattttttgaagtttttccttttggttgccatgagagttctgcatggaattcaattctttgaacaacttttaaagtggatcacccaaggatcattcctgtgaagtttgatgtaattctgcccagtggttttcaagattttttagaaattgttgacagggACATTGatcggtcacaaaagctcaccatgagcctttggctcaggtgagctaaaaaagctaGTTTTAagc from Mercenaria mercenaria strain notata chromosome 16, MADL_Memer_1, whole genome shotgun sequence encodes the following:
- the LOC123540475 gene encoding 60S acidic ribosomal protein P1-like, translated to MASTDELACVYAALILADDQVTVTADKIQTILKSAGVSVEPYWPGLFARALEGVNVKELITNIGSSAGAAPAAGGAAPAAAGGAAEEKKEEKKEEKKEESEESDDDMGFGLFD